The segment CTCCGCCATGGAAGCTGGAGAGATCCGTGAGCGCGCGGATCGTGTCGCGGCTGGGCTTGTTGGTCAGGACGGAGGGGCGAACGAGAACCCAGTCGAGCCCGCTGTCCCTGACGATAGCCTCCTGCCGATTCTTGTCGGCGTACACCTTGCGCAAGAGAAGCGGGAAAATCAGGTTGTCGAAAAGAAAGCCGCCGTGCCCAGCACTGTCACCGGCGCCAATCCCCGTGATGCAGACCAGACGTGAGACTTGCTCGATCTTCATTGCGCTCACGAGCGCCCGCGTCGCGGTCGAGAGAAGCGTCACCTCGCGGAACGGGCTGGCCGGTGTGCCGAGTACACTGACGACGGCGTCCCGGCCCTTGAGCGCCTGGCGCAAGGCCATCTCGTCGCGGGCGTCTCCGACGATGAGCGTCGCCCCCTTGAGCTCACTCGCCTTCTCGGCTGAGCGCACGAGCGCGGTGACGTCGTACCCTCGCGCCACCGCCTGGCTGACGATCAGGCGGCCGGTGCCGCCGGTCGCTCCAAGGACCAGTAACTTCGGTGGGGGTGTCCGGATGTTGTCGGTTACGGAATCTCGCATGGTAGCTACCTCGGAAAAGCGGGACGCCTCCTGGGAGGCAGTCCCGTCGTTCATGTCCCTGGTGATGATCAAAGCCGGCCCTCCGCGAGCAGTCCGCGGGTCCGTTTCAGCGTTGACAGCAAGGCGCTCTTGTAGCCCTTGTCGCCGTTCATCCATTCTTGTTCGGCCTGCTCTTCGGGG is part of the Cystobacter fuscus DSM 2262 genome and harbors:
- a CDS encoding NAD(P)-dependent oxidoreductase — translated: MRDSVTDNIRTPPPKLLVLGATGGTGRLIVSQAVARGYDVTALVRSAEKASELKGATLIVGDARDEMALRQALKGRDAVVSVLGTPASPFREVTLLSTATRALVSAMKIEQVSRLVCITGIGAGDSAGHGGFLFDNLIFPLLLRKVYADKNRQEAIVRDSGLDWVLVRPSVLTNKPSRDTIRALTDLSSFHGGAISRADVARFALDQVRDDTWVHRSPLITW